The Peribacillus simplex genome contains a region encoding:
- a CDS encoding quaternary amine ABC transporter ATP-binding protein, giving the protein MKPYVEVRNVSKIFGKSPKAATDLLKQGKTKKEILKETGQTVGVNNVNFEIYPGEIFVIMGLSGSGKSTLIRMFNRLIDPTLGEILIDDEDIVKMNAARLREVRQKKISMVFQNFALFPHKTILENAEFGLEIQKVDPAKRHENAMKALEAVGLKGYENQLPSQLSGGMQQRVGLARALASDTDILLMDEAFSALDPLIRKDMQDELIQIQDQYKKTIIFITHDLDEALRIGDRIALMKDGSVIQLGTPEQIMMNPANEFVEKFVEDVDLSKVLTASHVMIRPEKIAVDRGPRVALEIMRKQGYSSIFVVDRKQKLLGAVTAEQARQAMSNDQSISEVMSTDIPTVKEDELLGNLMDVMATSSLPISVIDDQNRIKGILLRGAVIGALAGNKDSLNEMESE; this is encoded by the coding sequence ATGAAGCCGTATGTAGAAGTCAGAAATGTCTCGAAAATTTTTGGCAAATCTCCAAAAGCAGCAACAGACTTATTGAAGCAAGGCAAAACGAAAAAGGAAATCTTGAAAGAAACAGGACAAACGGTCGGAGTGAATAATGTTAATTTCGAGATTTATCCCGGCGAGATTTTTGTCATCATGGGCCTATCCGGAAGCGGGAAATCCACTTTGATCCGCATGTTCAACCGTTTGATCGATCCGACATTGGGTGAAATTTTAATTGATGATGAAGATATCGTGAAGATGAACGCGGCCCGCTTAAGGGAAGTCAGACAAAAGAAGATAAGCATGGTCTTTCAGAACTTTGCTTTATTTCCACATAAAACGATATTGGAAAACGCTGAATTCGGGCTCGAAATTCAAAAAGTAGATCCAGCAAAACGTCATGAAAATGCGATGAAGGCTCTTGAGGCCGTTGGATTGAAAGGCTACGAAAATCAGCTGCCATCCCAGCTTAGCGGCGGTATGCAGCAAAGGGTTGGGTTAGCCCGGGCACTCGCAAGTGATACGGATATCCTATTGATGGATGAAGCCTTCAGTGCCCTTGATCCATTGATTCGTAAGGATATGCAGGATGAGCTGATTCAAATCCAAGATCAGTACAAAAAAACGATCATTTTCATTACACATGACCTTGATGAAGCATTAAGGATAGGGGATAGAATTGCCCTCATGAAAGATGGAAGTGTAATTCAATTGGGAACCCCTGAACAAATCATGATGAATCCAGCCAATGAATTCGTCGAGAAGTTTGTGGAAGATGTTGATCTGTCAAAAGTATTGACAGCGTCTCATGTGATGATACGCCCAGAGAAGATCGCGGTGGACAGAGGTCCGAGGGTTGCCTTGGAAATCATGCGTAAACAAGGGTATTCCAGCATTTTTGTTGTGGATAGAAAGCAGAAGTTATTGGGGGCCGTGACTGCTGAACAGGCTCGTCAGGCAATGAGCAATGACCAATCGATCTCAGAGGTGATGTCAACCGATATCCCAACTGTAAAAGAGGATGAATTACTTGGAAACCTCATGGATGTGATGGCGACTTCAAGCTTGCCAATCTCAGTCATCGATGATCAGAACAGAATTAAAGGAATCCTTCTTCGCGGTGCCGTTATCGGTGCTTTGGCCGGCAATAAAGATTCCTTGAATGAAATGGAGAGTGAATAA
- a CDS encoding MalY/PatB family protein has product MKYNFDQEIRRLNTDCEKWDDLENHFGVKDVIPMWVADMDFQSPQPIIEALKQRVEHGVYGYTLRPDSYMESIVGWLKRRHRWSIEKEWITHSPGVIPALSLAIQSFTQTGDKIIIQPPVYHHFARVIQANGREIVNNPLKLENGRYLIDFEDLEAKIDSSVKMLILCSPHNPIGRVWSKEELTRLGQLCMKHNILVVADEIHFDFVYKTHTHIPFASISEEFANHSLTCIAPSKTFNLMGVQTSSIIIPNQQLRDRYERELHTLSIGSPNIFGVVALEAAYRHGEEWLDQLLEYLQGNLEFTMNYFSKNIPQIKVIQPEGSYLVWLDCRELGVEEMDQFMLHRARVAMNEGQIFGMEGEGFMRLNIACPRSMLKNALGGIEKAVSSLCKA; this is encoded by the coding sequence ATGAAATATAATTTTGACCAAGAAATCCGTCGACTGAACACTGACTGCGAAAAGTGGGATGATCTTGAAAATCATTTTGGTGTAAAGGATGTTATACCGATGTGGGTGGCCGATATGGATTTTCAGTCTCCACAACCTATCATCGAAGCATTAAAACAACGTGTGGAGCACGGTGTTTATGGCTACACGCTTAGACCGGACTCGTACATGGAATCCATTGTTGGCTGGCTGAAAAGAAGACATCGATGGTCCATTGAGAAAGAATGGATTACCCACAGCCCAGGAGTGATTCCAGCTCTCTCGTTGGCGATTCAGTCCTTCACGCAGACAGGGGACAAAATAATTATCCAACCTCCTGTATACCATCATTTTGCCCGTGTGATCCAAGCGAATGGCCGTGAAATTGTAAACAACCCGCTTAAGCTTGAAAATGGGCGTTATTTAATAGATTTCGAAGACCTGGAGGCAAAGATAGATTCATCGGTAAAAATGTTGATTCTGTGCAGTCCACATAACCCGATCGGAAGGGTATGGAGCAAAGAAGAATTGACGAGACTGGGGCAGCTTTGTATGAAGCACAATATTCTCGTTGTCGCAGATGAAATTCATTTTGACTTTGTTTATAAGACACATACCCATATTCCTTTTGCTTCTATATCAGAAGAGTTTGCGAACCATTCTCTTACCTGCATTGCTCCAAGCAAAACTTTTAACCTAATGGGTGTGCAGACGTCAAGTATCATTATTCCAAATCAGCAACTGCGCGATAGGTATGAACGGGAACTTCATACATTATCCATTGGTTCGCCGAACATATTTGGCGTTGTTGCGTTAGAGGCTGCTTACCGACACGGAGAAGAATGGCTGGATCAGCTCCTTGAATATTTGCAGGGGAATTTGGAGTTCACCATGAATTACTTCAGCAAAAACATCCCGCAAATCAAAGTCATCCAGCCTGAAGGCTCCTACCTTGTATGGCTTGATTGCCGGGAATTGGGAGTTGAAGAAATGGATCAATTTATGTTGCACCGGGCAAGGGTTGCAATGAATGAAGGGCAGATTTTCGGTATGGAAGGTGAAGGGTTTATGCGGCTCAATATTGCTTGTCCACGTTCGATGTTGAAAAATGCTCTGGGTGGCATAGAAAAAGCTGTCTCCTCTTTGTGCAAAGCGTAG
- a CDS encoding sigma-54 interaction domain-containing protein — MAGFIGMQQFIQDYAENTAGILGLDITVLDEKGVRISGTGYYKDLIGKTAPEGSFFRMILETGEPGVVYDVKKDESQCRSCKFVNQCKELATIGFPIVKQDKPVGVIGMIGFSHEQKEKMIIESENLIQFLRNVSTLLVNKLAMLDPDKEPGCKIQEEIPIPQKAISFENILGKDSGLQDVIKKARRIINSPSTVLIRGDSGTGKELLAKAIHFESKRRMHSFVAVNCAAIPESLLESELFGYEGGSFTGSSRNGKMGKFELAHKGTIFLDEIGDMPLFLQPKLLRVLQEREIERIGGKKAIEINVRVIAATHRNLEEMVRNGTFREDLYYRLNVLPLHTKPLRERRDDITLYLEHFIHKHCMIMQRNPMRLDPMLERWLIGYDWPGNIRQLENAVEYMINMAESDIVGFQDLPDYLFQQDHLSVECNGLSLEQMISEYEKEVIQSYFLAEKYRNDKEQIARELQISLSTLYRKLEKYKLC; from the coding sequence ATGGCAGGCTTTATCGGCATGCAGCAGTTTATTCAAGATTACGCTGAGAACACAGCAGGAATCCTTGGACTGGATATAACCGTGCTTGATGAAAAGGGCGTTCGTATTAGCGGAACTGGCTACTATAAAGATCTCATTGGCAAAACGGCTCCGGAAGGCTCCTTTTTCAGAATGATATTGGAAACAGGGGAGCCTGGAGTGGTTTACGATGTGAAAAAAGATGAGTCGCAGTGTAGGAGTTGTAAATTCGTAAATCAATGCAAAGAACTCGCTACAATCGGGTTTCCAATTGTAAAGCAAGACAAACCGGTTGGCGTCATAGGCATGATTGGTTTTTCCCATGAACAAAAGGAGAAAATGATTATAGAATCAGAGAATCTGATACAGTTTCTCCGCAATGTTAGTACATTGTTAGTCAATAAATTAGCAATGCTGGACCCTGATAAAGAACCGGGTTGCAAAATTCAAGAAGAGATACCTATTCCCCAAAAAGCTATTTCTTTTGAAAACATTCTTGGGAAAGATTCCGGGCTTCAAGATGTTATTAAAAAAGCTAGACGGATTATAAACAGCCCATCCACTGTTTTGATAAGGGGAGATAGCGGTACGGGAAAGGAATTATTAGCCAAAGCGATTCATTTTGAAAGCAAGCGCCGAATGCATTCATTTGTGGCAGTAAATTGCGCAGCCATACCTGAGAGCTTATTGGAAAGTGAGTTGTTTGGTTACGAGGGCGGATCATTTACCGGCTCGAGTAGGAATGGGAAGATGGGGAAATTTGAATTAGCGCACAAAGGAACCATTTTTCTTGATGAAATTGGTGATATGCCGCTTTTCTTGCAGCCAAAGTTATTACGGGTTTTACAAGAAAGAGAGATTGAAAGAATCGGTGGAAAAAAAGCAATCGAGATTAATGTACGGGTGATTGCAGCCACTCACCGAAACTTAGAGGAAATGGTGCGAAACGGTACCTTTCGCGAAGATTTATATTATCGTCTCAATGTCCTCCCTCTCCATACCAAACCTTTGAGAGAACGGCGTGATGACATCACTTTGTATCTCGAACATTTCATTCATAAACATTGTATGATCATGCAAAGGAATCCAATGAGACTTGACCCCATGCTGGAGCGATGGCTTATTGGCTATGATTGGCCTGGTAATATACGGCAATTGGAAAACGCCGTAGAATATATGATCAATATGGCCGAATCGGATATTGTGGGCTTTCAAGATTTACCTGACTATCTCTTTCAACAGGACCATCTCTCTGTTGAGTGCAATGGATTAAGCTTAGAACAAATGATTTCAGAATATGAAAAAGAAGTAATCCAGAGCTATTTCCTGGCTGAAAAATATCGAAATGATAAAGAACAAATTGCCAGGGAACTACAGATTAGCCTATCTACCCTATATCGCAAGTTGGAAAAGTATAAATTATGTTAA
- a CDS encoding FAD/NAD(P)-binding oxidoreductase produces the protein MKNEKHYKILIVGGGSAGITVAARLLRESRTLSGNIAIIDPATKHYYQPLWTLVGAGEADKTVTQREEASVIPNGAVWVQDAVTTFEPDENVVVTASGKKLHYEYLVVAAGIQIDWHKIKGLKESIGKNGVCSNYSYDHVDSTWEAIRNFKGGTSIFTNPNTPVKCGGAPQKIMYMAEDYFKKSGVRQQSSVIFVSGNPSIFNVKKYEQALNKIIERKEIETYFLHHLVEIDGDKKRATFENLNTEERVNMHYDMIHVVPPMSAPDFIKNSSLADSNGWLNVDKYTLQHQHYDNVFGIGDCTNLPTSKTGAAIRKQAPVLVQNLLHRMRAKLMVHKYDGYTSCPLVTGYGRLILAEFNYDLQPQETFPIDQSRERLSMYLLKKNLLPIMYWNGMLKGKM, from the coding sequence ATGAAGAATGAAAAACATTACAAAATTTTGATTGTAGGAGGTGGCAGTGCCGGAATTACGGTTGCAGCCCGCCTTTTGCGTGAATCACGTACTCTTAGCGGAAACATTGCCATCATTGACCCTGCCACGAAACATTATTATCAGCCATTATGGACACTTGTAGGAGCTGGTGAAGCTGACAAAACTGTGACACAAAGGGAGGAAGCATCCGTTATTCCGAACGGAGCCGTGTGGGTACAGGATGCGGTTACCACATTTGAGCCCGATGAAAATGTTGTTGTAACAGCATCCGGAAAGAAACTGCACTACGAATACCTAGTTGTTGCAGCCGGGATTCAAATTGACTGGCATAAAATCAAAGGTTTAAAAGAGAGTATTGGAAAGAATGGAGTATGTAGTAATTACTCTTATGATCATGTTGATAGCACCTGGGAGGCGATCAGAAACTTCAAGGGGGGGACTTCCATTTTCACCAATCCGAACACGCCGGTAAAATGCGGTGGGGCTCCTCAAAAAATAATGTATATGGCAGAGGACTATTTCAAAAAATCAGGAGTTCGCCAGCAATCTTCGGTTATTTTTGTTTCAGGGAACCCATCCATATTCAATGTGAAAAAATATGAACAGGCACTAAATAAAATAATTGAACGAAAAGAAATAGAGACGTATTTTTTGCATCATCTTGTTGAAATTGATGGTGACAAGAAGCGAGCGACATTTGAAAACCTGAACACAGAAGAGCGCGTGAATATGCACTATGACATGATACATGTGGTACCACCCATGAGCGCTCCCGATTTTATCAAGAATAGTTCGCTCGCGGATAGTAATGGGTGGCTGAATGTGGACAAATATACACTTCAGCATCAACACTATGACAATGTATTCGGCATAGGGGATTGCACAAACCTGCCTACGTCGAAAACGGGGGCTGCAATTCGCAAACAAGCGCCAGTGCTTGTGCAAAATTTACTTCATCGGATGCGTGCCAAACTTATGGTTCATAAATATGACGGCTATACGTCATGTCCGCTTGTTACCGGATATGGGCGGCTTATACTGGCTGAGTTCAATTATGATTTACAGCCGCAAGAAACCTTTCCAATCGATCAATCCCGTGAGAGGCTCAGTATGTATTTATTGAAGAAAAACTTGCTTCCCATTATGTATTGGAACGGAATGCTTAAAGGAAAGATGTAA
- a CDS encoding thioredoxin family protein produces MKEIKTEQEFDEAILSTKPVVAKFYVEWCPDCQSTNLFMPIVEEAYKEKIDMIAVNRDHFPELLEKLDVYGIPSFIAFQEGKELNRFVSKSGKSQEEVEQFLNHIVEESGKLKR; encoded by the coding sequence ATGAAAGAGATCAAAACCGAGCAAGAGTTTGACGAGGCGATTTTATCAACAAAACCGGTTGTTGCCAAATTTTATGTTGAATGGTGCCCAGACTGTCAGAGTACCAATTTATTCATGCCAATTGTAGAAGAAGCGTATAAAGAAAAAATAGATATGATCGCAGTAAATCGAGACCATTTTCCGGAACTATTAGAGAAGCTAGATGTGTATGGAATTCCAAGCTTTATTGCTTTTCAAGAAGGGAAGGAACTTAATCGCTTTGTAAGTAAAAGCGGAAAAAGCCAGGAAGAGGTTGAACAGTTTCTCAATCATATCGTAGAAGAAAGTGGAAAATTAAAAAGATAA
- a CDS encoding MBL fold metallo-hydrolase, translated as MLLKYFYDDKLAQASYLVGCQATGEAIIVDPSRNIEPYIKTAGAHGVRIVGVTETHIHADFLSGSQELASRLGATLYLSDEGGADWKYEYATGYEHCLLKNGDVFSIGNINFEVVHTPGHTPEHISLLVTDGGASTKDPLGIFTGDFVFVGDVGRPDLLEKAAGVHASSGKMASMMYRSLQQFKNLPDYLQVWPGHGAGSACGKALGAIPSSTIGYEKRTNWALQYDNEDRFIEALLAGQPEAPPYFSMMKWLNKEGAQQIRRMATPHHMEVSIDIVQEWTEQGIVVDTRPASEFATKHIRGVMNIPYNKSFVTWAGWLLDYDQPIYLLACNADVAGIVKDLQSIGLDRVIATMDPNIIEQAGESDSRVMNYEEVTMDMVEDAIQTESIYVLDVRSMNEWKEGHFPQANHVMLGHLQEQAPKLPHDKPILVYCKTGGRSAIAASLLQVHGFKEVKSLVGGYEEWSKQKKLPPTREVK; from the coding sequence ATGCTATTAAAGTATTTTTATGATGATAAACTGGCTCAAGCTTCATACCTTGTGGGATGTCAGGCTACTGGCGAAGCGATCATTGTTGATCCGTCACGTAATATAGAACCTTATATTAAAACGGCTGGAGCACATGGTGTGCGGATCGTGGGTGTAACGGAAACGCACATCCACGCGGATTTTTTATCTGGTTCACAGGAGCTAGCTTCAAGGCTTGGGGCCACATTGTATTTGTCTGATGAAGGAGGGGCGGACTGGAAATATGAGTACGCAACTGGGTATGAACACTGCCTTCTAAAAAATGGAGACGTATTTTCCATTGGGAATATCAATTTTGAGGTGGTACATACACCAGGACACACACCTGAACATATATCGCTGCTCGTAACAGATGGGGGTGCATCTACCAAGGATCCGCTCGGCATATTTACCGGAGATTTTGTATTTGTGGGTGATGTGGGGCGTCCCGACTTATTAGAAAAAGCCGCAGGGGTGCACGCTTCCTCGGGAAAAATGGCAAGCATGATGTATCGATCTCTGCAGCAGTTTAAAAACCTTCCTGACTATCTGCAAGTATGGCCAGGACATGGAGCGGGCAGTGCCTGTGGAAAAGCGCTAGGTGCAATCCCGTCGTCAACCATCGGATATGAAAAACGGACAAATTGGGCATTGCAATATGATAATGAGGATCGCTTTATAGAAGCGCTGTTGGCTGGACAGCCGGAGGCACCCCCTTATTTTTCAATGATGAAGTGGTTGAATAAAGAGGGAGCGCAGCAAATTAGAAGGATGGCAACACCACATCATATGGAGGTTTCAATAGATATTGTGCAGGAATGGACGGAACAGGGAATTGTCGTTGATACGCGTCCAGCCAGCGAATTTGCCACCAAGCATATACGAGGGGTAATGAATATCCCTTATAACAAATCATTTGTAACGTGGGCGGGATGGTTGTTGGATTATGACCAGCCTATATATCTTCTAGCATGCAATGCTGATGTTGCAGGTATTGTAAAAGATCTCCAGTCCATTGGGTTGGATCGCGTCATTGCAACAATGGATCCAAATATCATTGAGCAGGCAGGAGAATCCGATTCGCGTGTTATGAATTATGAAGAAGTGACAATGGACATGGTAGAAGACGCCATTCAGACAGAAAGCATATATGTGCTAGATGTCCGAAGCATGAACGAATGGAAGGAAGGCCATTTTCCACAAGCTAATCACGTCATGCTTGGTCATTTACAAGAACAGGCACCTAAACTTCCACATGATAAACCAATTTTGGTTTATTGCAAAACCGGAGGAAGATCAGCCATCGCTGCAAGCCTTCTGCAAGTTCATGGTTTTAAGGAAGTAAAAAGTCTTGTAGGCGGTTATGAAGAATGGAGTAAACAGAAGAAGTTGCCACCCACTAGAGAAGTTAAATGA
- a CDS encoding glycine betaine ABC transporter substrate-binding protein: protein MNMPKIPLGAWVDSLVDWITIVFAGLFTFITNVIEGLLNILVDVMSAGPSIVLIIVLTLLVTYTSRWPLGVFAFISLLLIDNLGYWESSIQTLAIVILSGALTIVIGIPIGIWCAQNKTVRNIVTPILDFMQTMPAFVYLIPSILFFGIGVVPGIIASFIFAIAPTIRMTNLGIQEVPNDLIEASDAFGSTSSQKLFKVQIPLATPTIMAGVNQSIMLALSMVVTASLVGAPGLGADVYRAVSQINVGQGFEAGLSIVIIAIILDRITQNLRKPAYEHIVSRKIIFTILALLVVGTALFGAFTKEKAVNGDENSLAAKANYEIIGIEPGAGIMKLTKTAIDDYKLDDWNVVEGSSAAMVAELKKAIDKKEPIVVTGWSPHWMFSKYDLKYLEDPNESFGKAENINSIARKGLEQDAPGAYKILDQFFWDTKDMEDVMVKVTEGMSPSEAAEKWIKENQDKVSAWTKGAESGNGEKIKLVYVAWDTEIASTNVIGKVLEQNGYDVTLSQVEVGPMFAGVANGSADAMVAAWLPGTHLEYYNKYKDEMVDLGPNLKGTKLGLVVPDYVDIDSIEDLK from the coding sequence ATGAATATGCCGAAAATCCCACTAGGAGCTTGGGTCGATTCTTTGGTGGATTGGATAACTATTGTATTTGCTGGATTATTTACATTTATTACAAATGTGATCGAGGGTCTATTGAATATCTTGGTCGATGTAATGAGTGCAGGACCTTCGATCGTTTTAATCATCGTCCTGACCCTTCTAGTTACTTATACAAGCAGATGGCCATTGGGAGTATTTGCATTCATCAGCTTACTATTGATCGATAATCTTGGTTATTGGGAATCAAGCATCCAAACTCTGGCAATCGTTATATTGTCAGGAGCTTTAACCATAGTGATCGGGATTCCGATCGGAATATGGTGTGCCCAAAATAAAACCGTGCGCAATATCGTAACCCCGATCTTGGATTTCATGCAAACGATGCCTGCATTCGTTTATTTGATTCCTTCGATATTATTCTTTGGAATAGGGGTAGTACCTGGGATCATTGCGTCATTCATTTTCGCTATCGCACCGACAATCCGAATGACCAATCTTGGGATTCAGGAAGTGCCTAATGATTTGATCGAGGCATCGGATGCTTTTGGTTCAACCAGCAGCCAAAAGTTATTCAAGGTACAAATACCATTGGCTACTCCAACGATTATGGCAGGAGTTAACCAAAGCATCATGCTCGCACTGTCAATGGTTGTTACAGCCTCATTGGTTGGGGCACCCGGACTTGGGGCTGATGTCTACAGGGCTGTCAGCCAAATTAATGTTGGGCAAGGATTTGAAGCAGGATTATCCATCGTAATCATTGCAATCATTTTAGATCGTATCACGCAAAACCTTCGTAAACCAGCTTACGAACATATCGTTAGCAGGAAAATCATTTTTACAATATTGGCTTTACTTGTTGTAGGTACTGCACTATTCGGTGCTTTTACAAAAGAAAAAGCTGTGAACGGGGATGAAAACAGTCTTGCTGCCAAGGCCAATTATGAAATCATCGGAATTGAACCTGGAGCAGGAATAATGAAGCTGACTAAAACGGCTATAGATGATTATAAGCTGGATGATTGGAACGTGGTTGAAGGGTCATCGGCAGCGATGGTTGCAGAATTGAAAAAAGCAATTGATAAAAAAGAACCAATCGTCGTTACAGGATGGTCACCGCATTGGATGTTCTCGAAATATGACTTGAAATATCTCGAAGATCCGAATGAATCATTCGGCAAGGCTGAAAATATCAATTCGATTGCCAGAAAAGGCCTCGAACAAGATGCACCTGGTGCTTATAAAATTCTTGATCAATTCTTCTGGGATACTAAAGATATGGAAGATGTAATGGTCAAAGTTACTGAAGGCATGTCTCCTTCAGAAGCAGCAGAAAAATGGATAAAGGAAAATCAGGACAAAGTATCCGCATGGACCAAAGGTGCTGAATCAGGAAATGGTGAAAAAATCAAACTGGTTTATGTTGCTTGGGACACGGAAATTGCCAGTACGAATGTGATTGGCAAGGTACTGGAGCAGAATGGCTATGATGTAACATTGAGTCAGGTCGAAGTGGGGCCAATGTTTGCTGGTGTAGCAAACGGAAGTGCGGACGCAATGGTAGCTGCATGGCTCCCGGGAACACATCTTGAATACTATAATAAGTATAAAGATGAAATGGTTGACCTTGGACCAAACTTAAAAGGAACAAAGCTTGGACTGGTCGTACCGGATTACGTCGATATTGATTCGATTGAAGACTTGAAATAA